A single genomic interval of Hevea brasiliensis isolate MT/VB/25A 57/8 chromosome 4, ASM3005281v1, whole genome shotgun sequence harbors:
- the LOC110661352 gene encoding early nodulin-75-like produces the protein MTMQNVCIRHILIEKAEYHSDEPPKGKKEKPSPEHKPPFEKSPSKHKPPFEKSPLEHIPPFKKPLVKGNPLHLGHILIEKMEDLSDQPPKGRWEKPPLEYKPPHEQEPPKSKGKRPSPEHKPPHEPEFPKNKGEKSSPEHKPPRKLKPSHKPPSAK, from the coding sequence atgactatgcaaaatgtatgcatcagacACATCTTGATAGAAAAGGCAGAGTATCACTCAGATGAGCCTCCTAAAGGTAAAAAGGAGAAGCCATCCCCAGAACACAAACCACCATTTGAAAAGTCACCTTCAAAACACAAACCACCATTTGAAAAGTCACCTCTAGAGCACATACCACCTTTTAAAAAGCCACTTGTCAAGGGTAATCCTCTACATCTAGGGCACATCTTGATAGAAAAGATGGAGGATCTTTCAGATCAACCTCCCAAAGGTAGGTGGGAGAAGCCACCTCTGGAATATAAACCACCCCATGAACAAGAGCCTCCCAAAAGTAAAGGGAAGAGGCCATCCCCAGAACATAAACCACCCCATGAACCAGAGTTTCCCAAGAATAAGGGTGAGAAATCATCACCGGAGCACAAGCCACCGCGGAAGTTGAAGCCATCCCATAAACCGCCATCAGCCAAGTGA
- the LOC110661351 gene encoding early nodulin-75-like codes for MSPRYLIVLFLLGAVVLSTSSSLSDNHLPFKGRVEKSSHKHHHEHFFLEDKPPNDKGEKSLSKHRPPFEKSLSQCKPLFEKPSPSFEKPPLEHKPLFEKPPLEHKASFEKPSPEHKSPFEKPPGKGNTPHPGHIL; via the coding sequence ATGTCTCCTAGATACTTAATAGTGTTGTTTCTCCTTGGAGCTGTAGTTCTCTCTACATCTTCCTCGCTCTCTGATAATCACCTGCCTTTTAAGGGTAGAGTGGAAAAATCATCGCATAAACATCATCATGAACACTTTTTCTTGGAGGATAAGCCTCCTAacgataagggggaaaagtcactCTCGAAACACAGGCCACCCTTTGAAAAGTCACTTTCACAATGCAAACCATTATTTGAAAAGCCATCCCCATCATTTGAAAAACCTCCCTTGGAGCACAAACCCCTCTTTGAAAAGCCACCCCTGGAACACAAAGCATCATTTGAAAAACCATCCCCAGAACACAAATCACCATTTGAAAAGCCACCTGGTAAGGGTAATACTCCACACCCAGGACAtatcttgtaa
- the LOC110661350 gene encoding early nodulin-75-like gives MSSPKCLLVFLLLGVAVILSTTPSSLADDRHEPPKGKGEKPPPKHKPPHGHFLSENVEDFHGPPKGKGEKPPPKHKPPHGHLLIEDEEDSFKHHKGKGEKFPPHHKPPHKPPTGYRRLLAAEEVVEEDHKGKGFKPPPKHKPPHGHLLAEEDIVEDSHKGKGKGEKPPPKHKPPHGHLLAEEEVVEDLHKGKGKGEKPPPKHKPPHVHLLAEEEVVEDSHKGKGEKPPPKHKPPHGHLLVEEEIIDDSHKGKGEKFPPKHKPPHKRPPAN, from the coding sequence ATGTCTTCTCCTAAATGCTTGCTGGTGTTCCTCCTGCTCGGAGTAGCAGTGATTCTCTCCACCACCCCTTCATCACTTGCTGATGACCGCCATGAACCTCCTAAAGGTAAAGGTGAGAAACCACCCCCAAAACACAAGCCACCACATGGTCACTTTCTAAGTGAAAATGTAGAGGACTTTCATGGACCTCCAAAGGGTAAGGGAGAGAAACCACCACCTAAACACAAACCCCCGCATGGACACCTTTTAATTGAGGATGAAGAGGATTCTTTTAAACATCATAAGGGAAAGGGAGAAAAGTTTCCACCTCATCACAAACCACCACATAAGCCTCCAACGGGATATAGACGACTTTTGGCAGCTGAGGAGGTCGTAGAGGAGGACCATAAGGGTAAGGGATTTAAGCCACCACCAAAACATAAGCCACCGCACGGACATCTTTTGGCTGAGGAAGATATAGTCGAGGATTCACACAAGGGAAAGGGAAAGGGAGAGAAGCCCCCACCAAAACACAAGCCACCTCACGGACAtcttttggctgaagaagaagtgGTCGAGGACTTGCACAAGGGAAAGGGAAAGGGAGAGAAGCCACCACCAAAACATAAGCCACCGCACGTACATCTTTTGGCTGAGGAAGAAGTAGTCGAGGACTCACACAAGGGAAAGGGAGAAAAGCCACCGCCAAAGCACAAGCCACCACACGGACATCTTTTAGTTGAGGAAGAAATAATCGATGACTCACACAAGGGAAAGGGTGAAAAGTTTCCGCCAAAACACAAGCCGCCCCACAAGCGTCCACCAGCCAACTGA